From a single Brassica napus cultivar Da-Ae chromosome C9, Da-Ae, whole genome shotgun sequence genomic region:
- the LOC106440647 gene encoding histone-lysine N-methyltransferase, H3 lysine-9 specific SUVH1 isoform X1 yields the protein MIDTMEGNFGSYTDKTRVLDIKPLRTLRPVFPSGNQAPPFVCAPPFGPFPPGFSPFYPFSSSQHTPDLNQAQNPPQHHNNNSEPSLVTPLRTFRSPNGDVEPSTVKRKITKKRTPLVCPENFSSGISVVDRENGNRKLVTSVVMRFDALRRRFSQLEDAKEAASGSIKRGDLKAGSTCMSRGVRTNTKKRPGVVPGVEIGDVFFFRFEMCLVGLHSPSMAGIDYLLVKGGGETGEEPIATSIVSSGYYDNDEGNPDVLVYTGQGGGNADKEKQTSDQKLERGNLALEKSLLRNSPVRVIRGLKEASQSAKIYVYDGLYEIKESWVEKGKLGHNTFKYKLVRAPGQPPAFASWIAIQKWKAGVPSREGLILPDLTSGVESIGVSLVNEVDAENGPPYFTYSTTVSYSESFKLTQQPSVGCHCSNACKPGNLDCHCIRKNGGDFPYCGNGVLVSRKGMVHECSPSCPCSACKNKVTQMGVKVKLEVFKTVNRGWGLRSWDPIRAGSFICIYAGEAKDKSKVQQTMGDDDYTFDTTRVYTPFKWNYELGLADEDGSEEMSEEPELPLPLVISAKNAGNVARFMNHSCSPNVFWQPVSYEHNGQLFLHVAFFAMSHIPPMTELTYDYGVTRPSGTQNGNTLYGKKKCFCGSEFCRGSFG from the exons ATGATAG ATACTATGGAAGGGAACTTCGGAAGCTACACTGACAAGACTCGAGTGTTGGATATCAAACCGTTGCGCACTCTAAGACCTGTCTTCCCAAGTGGGAACCAAGCTCCTCCTTTTGTCTGTGCACCTCCTTTCGGTCCTTTCCCTCCTGGCTTCTCTCCTTTCTATCCCTTTAGCTCCTCTCAACACACTCCAGATCTCAACCAAGCTCAGAATCCACCTCAGCATCATAACAACAACTCAGAGCCTTCGTTGGTTACTCCTCTGAGGACATTCAGGTCTCCTAACGGCGACGTGGAGCCTTCAACTGTGAAGAGAAAGATCACTAAAAAGCGTACTCCTCTCGTTTGTCCTGAGAATTTCTCGAGTGGGATCAGCGTGGTTGATAGAGAGAATGGGAACAGGAAGCTGGTGACGAGTGTGGTCATGCGGTTTGACGCGTTGAGAAGAAGGTTTTCGCAGCTGGAAGATGCTAAGGAAGCGGCCAGCGGGTCTATCAAACGCGGCGATTTGAAAGCAGGATCCACTTGTATGAGCAGAGGTGTCAGGACCAACACCAAGAAGAGGCCTGGTGTTGTTCCTGGCGTTGAGATTGGTGACGTGTTCTTCTTCAGGTTTGAGATGTGTTTGGTTGGGTTGCATTCTCCGTCGATGGCTGGGATTGACTATCTCCTCGTCAAGGGAGGGGGTGAAACAGGAGAGGAGCCTATCGCCACTAGCATTGTTTCCTCTGGTTACTACGATAATGATGAAGGTAATCCTGATGTTTTGGTTTATACCGGTCAAGGCGGTGGTAATGCTGACAAAGAGAAGCAGACCTCTGACCAGAAGCTAGAGAGAGGTAATCTCGCGTTGGAGAAGAGTTTGCTTAGGAACAGTCCGGTGAGGGTTATAAGAGGGTTGAAAGAGGCTTCTCAGAGTGCTAAGATCTATGTTTACGATGGGCTCTACGAGATCAAAGAGTCATGGGTGGAGAAAGGGAAGTTAGGACACAACACTTTCAAGTATAAGCTAGTGAGAGCTCCTGGTCAGCCTCCTGCGTTTGCTTCGTGGATTGCTATACAGAAGTGGAAGGCGGGGGTGCCTTCGAGAGAAGGGCTTATCCTCCCTGATCTCACTTCGGGAGTCGAAAGCATAGGCGTCTCGCTTGTGAATGAAGTTGATGCAGAGAATGGTCCTCCTTACTTCACCTACTCAACGACTGTGAGTTACTCAGAGTCGTTTAAGCTGACTCAGCAGCCTTCTGTTGGATGCCATTGTAGCAATGCCTGCAAGCCAGGGAACTTGGACTGTCACTGCATAAGGAAAAACGGAGGTGACTTCCCTTACTGCGGTAATGGAGTGCTAGTTAGCCGCAAGGGTATGGTACATGAGTGCAGCCCATCCTGTCCCTGCTCGGCTTGCAAAAACAAGGTGACTCAAATGGGAGTTAAAGTGAAGCTTGAAGTTTTCAAGACGGTGAATAGAGGATGGGGCTTGCGGTCATGGGATCCCATTCGTGCCGGCTCGTTTATATGCATATATGCAGGTGAGGCCAAGGACAAGTCGAAGGTGCAGCAAACGATGGGTGATGATGATTATACCTTTGATACAACACGTGTCTATACCCCTTTTAAATGGAACTATGAGCTTGGCTTAGCAGACGAAGATGGTTCCGAGGAGATGTCTGAAGAACCTGAACTCCCGCTGCCTCTTGTAATCAGTGCTAAGAATGCTGGGAACGTTGCCCGGTTCATGAACCACAGTTGCTCCCCTAATGTTTTCTGGCAGCCGGTTAGTTATGAACACAACGGTCAGCTCTTCTTGCATGTAGCCTTCTTTGCCATGTCACACATCCCTCCCATGACTGAGTTAACTTATGACTATGGTGTTACTAGACCAAGCGGAACTCAAAATGGCAATACTTTGTATGGTAAAAAGAAGTGCTTTTGCGGATCAGAGTTTTGCCGTGGCTCATTTGGTTGA
- the LOC106440647 gene encoding histone-lysine N-methyltransferase, H3 lysine-9 specific SUVH1 isoform X2: MEGNFGSYTDKTRVLDIKPLRTLRPVFPSGNQAPPFVCAPPFGPFPPGFSPFYPFSSSQHTPDLNQAQNPPQHHNNNSEPSLVTPLRTFRSPNGDVEPSTVKRKITKKRTPLVCPENFSSGISVVDRENGNRKLVTSVVMRFDALRRRFSQLEDAKEAASGSIKRGDLKAGSTCMSRGVRTNTKKRPGVVPGVEIGDVFFFRFEMCLVGLHSPSMAGIDYLLVKGGGETGEEPIATSIVSSGYYDNDEGNPDVLVYTGQGGGNADKEKQTSDQKLERGNLALEKSLLRNSPVRVIRGLKEASQSAKIYVYDGLYEIKESWVEKGKLGHNTFKYKLVRAPGQPPAFASWIAIQKWKAGVPSREGLILPDLTSGVESIGVSLVNEVDAENGPPYFTYSTTVSYSESFKLTQQPSVGCHCSNACKPGNLDCHCIRKNGGDFPYCGNGVLVSRKGMVHECSPSCPCSACKNKVTQMGVKVKLEVFKTVNRGWGLRSWDPIRAGSFICIYAGEAKDKSKVQQTMGDDDYTFDTTRVYTPFKWNYELGLADEDGSEEMSEEPELPLPLVISAKNAGNVARFMNHSCSPNVFWQPVSYEHNGQLFLHVAFFAMSHIPPMTELTYDYGVTRPSGTQNGNTLYGKKKCFCGSEFCRGSFG; the protein is encoded by the coding sequence ATGGAAGGGAACTTCGGAAGCTACACTGACAAGACTCGAGTGTTGGATATCAAACCGTTGCGCACTCTAAGACCTGTCTTCCCAAGTGGGAACCAAGCTCCTCCTTTTGTCTGTGCACCTCCTTTCGGTCCTTTCCCTCCTGGCTTCTCTCCTTTCTATCCCTTTAGCTCCTCTCAACACACTCCAGATCTCAACCAAGCTCAGAATCCACCTCAGCATCATAACAACAACTCAGAGCCTTCGTTGGTTACTCCTCTGAGGACATTCAGGTCTCCTAACGGCGACGTGGAGCCTTCAACTGTGAAGAGAAAGATCACTAAAAAGCGTACTCCTCTCGTTTGTCCTGAGAATTTCTCGAGTGGGATCAGCGTGGTTGATAGAGAGAATGGGAACAGGAAGCTGGTGACGAGTGTGGTCATGCGGTTTGACGCGTTGAGAAGAAGGTTTTCGCAGCTGGAAGATGCTAAGGAAGCGGCCAGCGGGTCTATCAAACGCGGCGATTTGAAAGCAGGATCCACTTGTATGAGCAGAGGTGTCAGGACCAACACCAAGAAGAGGCCTGGTGTTGTTCCTGGCGTTGAGATTGGTGACGTGTTCTTCTTCAGGTTTGAGATGTGTTTGGTTGGGTTGCATTCTCCGTCGATGGCTGGGATTGACTATCTCCTCGTCAAGGGAGGGGGTGAAACAGGAGAGGAGCCTATCGCCACTAGCATTGTTTCCTCTGGTTACTACGATAATGATGAAGGTAATCCTGATGTTTTGGTTTATACCGGTCAAGGCGGTGGTAATGCTGACAAAGAGAAGCAGACCTCTGACCAGAAGCTAGAGAGAGGTAATCTCGCGTTGGAGAAGAGTTTGCTTAGGAACAGTCCGGTGAGGGTTATAAGAGGGTTGAAAGAGGCTTCTCAGAGTGCTAAGATCTATGTTTACGATGGGCTCTACGAGATCAAAGAGTCATGGGTGGAGAAAGGGAAGTTAGGACACAACACTTTCAAGTATAAGCTAGTGAGAGCTCCTGGTCAGCCTCCTGCGTTTGCTTCGTGGATTGCTATACAGAAGTGGAAGGCGGGGGTGCCTTCGAGAGAAGGGCTTATCCTCCCTGATCTCACTTCGGGAGTCGAAAGCATAGGCGTCTCGCTTGTGAATGAAGTTGATGCAGAGAATGGTCCTCCTTACTTCACCTACTCAACGACTGTGAGTTACTCAGAGTCGTTTAAGCTGACTCAGCAGCCTTCTGTTGGATGCCATTGTAGCAATGCCTGCAAGCCAGGGAACTTGGACTGTCACTGCATAAGGAAAAACGGAGGTGACTTCCCTTACTGCGGTAATGGAGTGCTAGTTAGCCGCAAGGGTATGGTACATGAGTGCAGCCCATCCTGTCCCTGCTCGGCTTGCAAAAACAAGGTGACTCAAATGGGAGTTAAAGTGAAGCTTGAAGTTTTCAAGACGGTGAATAGAGGATGGGGCTTGCGGTCATGGGATCCCATTCGTGCCGGCTCGTTTATATGCATATATGCAGGTGAGGCCAAGGACAAGTCGAAGGTGCAGCAAACGATGGGTGATGATGATTATACCTTTGATACAACACGTGTCTATACCCCTTTTAAATGGAACTATGAGCTTGGCTTAGCAGACGAAGATGGTTCCGAGGAGATGTCTGAAGAACCTGAACTCCCGCTGCCTCTTGTAATCAGTGCTAAGAATGCTGGGAACGTTGCCCGGTTCATGAACCACAGTTGCTCCCCTAATGTTTTCTGGCAGCCGGTTAGTTATGAACACAACGGTCAGCTCTTCTTGCATGTAGCCTTCTTTGCCATGTCACACATCCCTCCCATGACTGAGTTAACTTATGACTATGGTGTTACTAGACCAAGCGGAACTCAAAATGGCAATACTTTGTATGGTAAAAAGAAGTGCTTTTGCGGATCAGAGTTTTGCCGTGGCTCATTTGGTTGA
- the LOC106440646 gene encoding phospholipid-transporting ATPase 1, producing MDSRNSIDHHHHNDSISGVSSRWSLSSKDPSLREVTFGDLGSKRIRHGSAGADSEMLSMSQKEIKDEDARLVYINDAERTNERFDFTGNSIKTAKYSVFTFLPRNLFEQFHRVAYVYFLVIAVLNQLPQLAVFGRGASIMPLAFVLLVSAIKDAYEDFRRHRSDRVENNRLALVFEEGRFREKQWKYIRVGEVVKVVSNQTLPCDMVLLATSDPTGVVYVQTTNLDGESNLKTRYAKQETLQKAADLETFNGFIKCEKPNRNIYGFQANMEIDGRRLSLGPSNIILRGCELKNTEWALGVVVYAGGETKAMLNNSGAPSKRSRLETRMNLEIILLSLFLIALCTTAAATAAVWLRRHRDDLDTILFYRRKDYSERPGGKNHNYYGWGWEIFFTFFMAVIVYQIMIPISLYISMELVRIGQAYFMTRDDQMYDESSNSSFQCRALNINEDLGQIKYLFSDKTGTLTDNKMEFQCACIGGVDYSDWKSADSEHGGYSIEVDGNILKPKMRVRVDPELLELTKNGYATKEAKRANEFFLSLAACNTIVPIVTNTSDPNVKLVDYQGESPDEQALVYAAASYGFLLIERTSGHIVINVRGEMQRYNVLGLHEFDSDRKRMSVILGCPDTSVKLFVKGADSSMFSVMDESYGDVIEETKKQLHAYSSDGLRTLVVGMRKLNDTEFEQWHSSFEAASTALIGRAGLLRKVAGNIETNLRIVGATAIEDKLQRGVPEAIESLRIAGIKVWVLTGDKQETAISIGFSSRLLTRSMRQIVINSNSLDSCRRSLEEANASIESNDESVALIIDGTSLIYVLDNDLEDVLFQVACKCSAVLCCRVAPFQKAGIVALVKNRTSDMTLAIGDGANDVSMIQMADVGVGISGQEGRQAVMASDFAMGQFRFLVPLLLVHGHWNYQRMGYMILYNFYRNAVFVLILFWYVLFTCYTLTTAITEWSSVLYSVIYTSVPTIIIGILDKDLGRRTLLNHPQLYGVGQRGEGYSTTLFWYMMFDTIWQSAAIFFIPLFAYWGSTIDTSSLGDLWTIAAVVVVNLHLAMDIIRWNWITHAAIWGSIVAACICVIVIDVIPTLPGYWAIFEVTSTWMFWFCLLAIVVTSLLPRFAIKYLGEYYRPSDVRIAREAEKLGTFIESQTMETEMNQIGDPPRR from the exons ATGGATTCGAGGAACTCAATCGATCATCACCACCACAACGATTCAATCTCCGGCGTCTCCTCTCGATGGAGCCTCTCGTCCAAAGACCCCTCCCTCAGAGAAGTCACTTTCGGCGATTTGGGATCGAAGCGTATCCGCCACGGATCAGCCGGAGCCGACTCCGAGATGCTGAGCATGTCTCAGAAGGAGATCAAAGACGAAGACGCTCGGTTAGTCTACATCAACGACGCCGAGAGAACCAACGAGAGGTTCGACTTCACTGGGAACTCGATCAAGACAGCGAAGTACTCTGTCTTCACCTTCTTGCCTCGGAACTTGTTCGAACAGTTCCACAGAGTCGCTTACGTGTACTTTTTAGTTATAGCTGTGCTGAATCAGCTCCCTCAGCTTGCGGTTTTCGGTAGAGGCGCGTCCATCATGCCTCTGGCCTTTGTCCTCTTGGTCTCGGCCATCAAAGACGCTTACGAGGATTTTCGGAGGCATAGGTCGGATAGAGTTGAGAACAATAGGTTGGCTTTAGTGTTCGAGGAGGGGCGGTTTCGGGAGAAGCAGTGGAAGTATATTCGTGTTGGGGAGGTTGTTAAAGTTGTGTCTAACCAGACTCTTCCTTGTGACATGGTGCTGTTGGCTACGAGTGATCCCACAGGGGTTGTGTACGTGCAGACGACTAATTTGGATGGAGAGTCGAATCTCAAGACGAGGTACGCTAAGCAGGAGACTCTTCAGAAGGCTGCTGATTTGGAGACGTTTAATGGGTTCATCAAGTGTGAGAAACCGAACAGGAACATATACGGGTTTCAAGCGAACATGGAGATTGATGGAAGGAGGCTCTCTCTTGGACCTTCTAATATTATTCTCAGAGGATGTGAGCTCAAGAACACTGAGTGGGCCTTAGGTGTTGTTGTCTACGCTGGTGGCGAGACGAAAGCTATGCTGAACAACTCCGGAGCGCCGTCGAAGAGGAGTAGGCTGGAGACTCGGATGAATCTAGAGATCATTCTGCTGTCTTTGTTTCTGATAGCTTTATGTACAACCGCGGCTGCGACCGCTGCTGTGTGGTTGAGACGGCACAGGGATGATTTGGACACGATTCTGTTTTACAGGAGAAAGGACTACTCCGAGAGGCCAGGAGGGAAGAATCATAACTACTATGGCTGGGGTTGGGAGATATTCTTCACTTTCTTTATGGCGGTCATCGTGTACCAGATCATGATTCCCATCTCTCTCTACATATCTATGGAGCTTGTCCGTATTGGTCAAGCGTACTTCATGACTCGAGATGATCAGATGTATGATGAgtcttcgaattcgagtttcCAGTGCAGGGCGTTGAATATAAATGAAGATTTAGGGCAGATTAAGTATTTGTTCTCTGATAAGACTGGTACTCTCACTGACAACAAGATGGAGTTTCAATGTGCCTGCATAGGAGGTGTAGATTACTCTGACTGGAAGTCTGCAGACAGCGAACATGGTGGATACTCCATTGAAG TTGATGGAAATATATTGAAGCCAAAGATGAGAGTGAGAGTTGATCCTGAGCTTCTTGAACTGACGAAAAACGGCTATGCAACAAAAGAAGCAAAACGTGCGAATGAGTTCTTCCTCTCACTGGCGGCTTGCAATACAATTGTGCCAATCGTTACCAACACATCTGATCCCAATGTAAAGCTGGTAGATTATCAAGGGGAGTCCCCTGATGAGCAAGCGTTGGTTTATGCAGCAGCTTCTTATGGTTTCCTGCTCATTGAGAGAACCTCTGGTCATATAGTTATTAATGTCCGAGGAGAAATGCAAAGGTACAATGTTTTGGGATTGCATGAGTTTGATAGTGACCGAAAGAGAATGTCAGTGATATTGGGATGCCCGGACACGTCAGTGAAGCTCTTTGTAAAAGGTGCAGACTCATCCATGTTCAGTGTCATGGATGAATCCTACGGCGATGTCATAGAAGAGACCAAGAAACAGCTTCACGCCTACTCCTCTGACGGTTTGAGAACTCTTGTCGTTGGGATGAGAAAGCTGAACGATACAGAGTTTGAGCAATGGCATTCTTCGTTCGAGGCGGCAAGCACCGCCTTGATTGGTAGAGCCGGGTTGCTAAGAAAGGTTGCTGGGAACATCGAGACTAACCTTAGGATAGTAGGAGCCACTGCGATCGAAGACAAACTGCAGCGTGGTGTCCCTGAAGCGATAGAGTCTCTCAGAATCGCGGGGATCAAAGTATGGGTGTTGACTGGTGACAAGCAAGAAACTGCCATATCCATTGGCTTCTCATCGAGGCTCCTGACGAGAAGCATGAGGCAGATTGTAATTAACAGCAACTCGTTGGATTCTTGCCGGAGGAGCTTAGAAGAAGCAAACGCCAGTATTGAAAGTAATGACGAGAGTGTTGCTTTAATTATTGACGGTACCAGTCTCATATATGTACTCGACAACGATCTTGAAGATGTG CTCTTCCAAGTGGCATGTAAATGCTCTGCGGTACTCTGCTGCCGTGTTGCTCCTTTCCAGAAAGCTGGAATCGTTGCACTTGTAAAGAACCGCACTTCGGATATGACTCTCGCCATTGGTGATG GTGCCAATGATGTCTCCATGATCCAAATGGCTGATGTTGGGGTAGGGATCAGTGGCCAAGAAGGTCGGCAAGCTGTGATGGCATCAGATTTCGCAATGGGACAGTTCAGATTCTTAGTTCCGCTATTGCTCGTCCATGGACACTGGAATTACCAAAGGATGGGTTACATGATACTATACAATTTCTATAGAAATGCAGTTTTCgttctaattttattttg GTACGTTTTGTTTACTTGCTACACACTGACAACCGCCATCACGGAATGGAGTAGTGTCTTGTACTCAGTCATATACACATCGGTTCCTACAATAATTATCGGTATTCTAGACAAAGACCTCGGGAGGAGGACTCTTCTCAATCACCCTCAGCTCTACGGTGTGGGCCAGAGGGGAGAGGGATATTCCACAACGCTCTTCTGGTATATGATGTTTGACACAATCTGGCAAAGTGCAGCCATCTTCTTCATTCCTCTTTTCGCTTATTGGGGCAGTACCATCGACACGTCAAGCCTAGGAGATCTATGGACCATTGCTGCAGTTGTGGTGGTCAATCTTCACTTGGCTATGGATATAATAAGATGGAACTGGATCACTCACGCCGCCATATGGGGATCCATTGTTGCAGCTTGTATATGTGTTATTGTCATCGATGTTATACCCACACTCCCTGGTTACTG GGCAATTTTCGAAGTGACCTCAACATGGATGTTCTGGTTCTGCTTGCTTGCCATTGTTGTGACATCACTGCTTCCTAGATTCGCTATCAAGTATCTCGGTGAGTATTACAGACCTTCAGATGTTCGGATTGCTAGAGAGGCTGAAAAGCTTGGGACATTCATAGAATCCCAAACAATGGAAACTGAAATGAATCAGATTGGTGATCCTCCAAGGAGATAA